CAAGTGTGTGCTCGTATTCCGATACttgtaagtatatatttttgtagctgaacgagtttttttttttttttattatattacaaacttGTTACTAATTGCTGTTTCTTTTGCAGTTGCTGTACAATCTTTCATTCCatggatatttatattcttGTAAATTGAAGCATACTGACAACACCTAATAAATTATCCCATCACACACAATACTTCTTTTCGTTTTAAATTGTCTCCCCATCTGTGCCAAAAAATTTACACTAGTCTAATTTTAGAATTTGCTGTTCGCCTCCTgggatttttcattgaaattccaTACACAAATTATATCAAGATTTATAAATAACTAGAATCTGATTTGTTTCATCAAGTTCTGTTGTATGAATTTGAGTAAACAGCAATCAATGTGggaaatatttccaatatttttccaACTTGTTACCCATTTTGATGTAAAAAAACCTAGACAATATTTCTCCAACTTGATGGATTGACTTTCAATTTTCATATGCTAAGATGGcgttatatatgcatatgtaattgCTAGAGGTACGATAGTCAGTGCTATcaattgtaaatcctttgtaaaaaaggttcgacaaacctttaacagtgcatttttacaacctttgaacattacgcggccccctcaggctcccgTGACTAGTAATTGCCATGCGTTGTAGACTATTTTTTCTACTGATTAATTGTAGGTTAGAATGGCATGATAATGGAGATAGCCACACATTTTGGTAACATAAGTTTACGTTATCGTTCAGATAACGATATTTAATTTACCTGTTGATTGTACGCGACCAATGATGTACGAGAAATGTGATTCGACACTTCTAGAAGATTGTCATTGAAATAATATCCGTTAGCAAAGATCAGTGAAAAGAATATTCTGCCTATCAATATAGTACATTTTCTCAGTTTGAACAGCAGATTGGTTCTTTCGAAACTAGGATAAAATGTATTTCATCTTGCACTAGATGCGATTGGCTCTGAGATTGTTTCATGTTACTAAGTTGCATTTGGCaaattcatcattttatttgatgtttcaattgtaaattaATAAGTTGCAATGTTTCTATCGCGTTGCATTTAATATGAAACCAGAACTTCAACGCATGCATCATCAAAAAAATCAGTTGAATGTACAAGCTGGcgcttttttttcaaattacatagttattaaattattatagaataTTTCAGCTTATCATGTGAGGGTTATTCTAGACGAGGTAATCCTCGTGTAAAATAGCAGTAGCTCCTCTTCAGAGATCAATTTAAAGTTGGTACAGACGATTGTAACCAGTTGGCAAATTTGGCTTGCATGCAAAAGTTCTctcaatgaaattttaaatggtcagtatttcaGAATCAATTTCAGAAGTGTTAATCAGTTTGACCAGTATATTACTAACAAAACggctagtattatattattgaatgaATAGTATAAAAATCTGACATACAGTAGCCAGAATAAATACCAATATCTGTTGGATGGAATTGTCTATCAAAATTGTATCAACCAAAATGTAATACTGGTCATTCGTTAtaataaaacttaccatttatgttaaaaatactaaccatttaatataaaaactgacCACTTGTATATTGAACGATGGATACTGGtcgtttaattatatatttatacttaccAGTGAAATACTAGCCATTTTAAATGTCCTTCCCTAGCCTATATGAAAATTCTACaatcatatattttaaagaCATTTTCTGAACTTCATAttaatattgcaagttggtcAAGTcggaatatttttatacatacataattttgacTGTTTATCAGTGGGTAAGtctgaattctcgacagggcagACCCTCTAGACTCGGTCAACCCGctaatagtattgccgtgccctgaattaacttgacttttacctgatgaaatactcccaacatatactgcctggttcgcatataatttcggacggttgggcaacgtacggaaatattccacatgctgcgaatggaatatacacgcattcgtttgtggttcaatacaaattcatctaaatatgaatcaaaatggGCACGAGTtctgccaaattgacgcttcatctttctttttacacgcatccacattttgcgtatgtgtttctctatcatttggatccacaaaACGCtctacgctgcccaaccgtacgaaattatatgtgaaccaggcagtatatgttggagtatttcatcaggtaaaagtcgagttactTCAGGGCACGACAATACaattggcatcgcaaagagtagccaatcacaaggagtgggtcgaccgagcctagaGGTTCAGCCCTGTCGAGGATTCAGACATTTACCTATCAGTGTGAATCGATTtcctttattttgaaatatatgtgtataacgCAGgaggtgtgttgaccgtatcccggtctatgAGAACACTATTGTGTTTGCAGTgtccaattttggaacaacgggtaaacgaattttttttcaatacaattattttgaaaatatgtatatgcatacatttttttacgtcCAAGGCACAATTATATGAGTTAAActgaattttcaagatttgcataatttttgacaaaaattatatgactttagattaaataacgggtttctggaaaccattagggtgacaccactgcataaGAAGatcgtttatttatgttcagATGACACAAGAGTATGTACGAATAAGCTGGTTGCtcagcttcggagaagtgagctggctgaactccagaggttcactctggcgtTTGGAGCTGGTGCGTTGGTGTATATACATTCATTGAGAAATGAAAATCGACTTACTATGCTGATATTTTATTGAGTATTATAACATACACCATATAATTATACCCACTCAAACTTTGAGAAacgttttatattacatacaaaaaaatcaaagctTAGTTACCTAGCCATTTATTGGAAAAGGAAATTTATTTGTGTTGGCATACCTTCGGAGAATTGCTTTTAATCTTTGTGAACTTTAATTATGTAAGAAGATTGTCATAGATATTGTTGCAGAATTAATTCCAAGTTATAGTCATACATTCAAGAGTTCAATATTGTAAAGGGAAATATAAGATACAAATACATAGAATATgaaatacaattacatataaacaatctACTTATGTAGTTTATATTTTCCTAAAGAACAAGTTTCTTCTAAATTTTTAAGTCACTAATTTATTACATGATGTTTGCAAAACGAGCAATtgagaaataattatttacgaGTGGTTTTTATTCATTGCGAAATAAGCAAAACAAGTTAAGTGAgagttgaatttattattaaaagaaaattaaagcGCATGGTGAAAATATTAgaaaagatataaataattttcaataaaataacttTGTTAAGGCAAAGTTGATAAGCATCGAATGTAAACGAGCACATTAACTAATTCTTCAGTTCTAATTGTcacagaatttttattattattaaaaatctgTAACAATAGGCAGTATCGAGTAATTTAGCAAAtacttgttatttattttacaatatttttattaaatcgaaATAGTGCATGCATCACATTAGCCAAATTGAAAACCGACTCCCCCACCATCAGACATTCCAGAGCAATCAAATGAGAAGAAAGTATTTCCTCCGCCAGGTCCCCCACCTCGCGAGAAGAATTGTTGGAATACTGAGTTTGCATCCAAttctaaatgaaaaaaaaaagaatgacatttatatataataaagataaaataatcaattttggaatgaaataaataataagcacTAACCTCCTTCATCTATATCTTGACCATAATCATAACGAGATTTCTTTTTTGGATCACTCAACACTCCATAAGCCTCACCAAGTTCTTTGAAACAACGCTCTTGTTCACGTCGTTCCTCTTCTGTTGCGTTTACATGTCGATCTGGGTGAAGGACTAGTGCTCgtttcctaaaaaaaaaaaaaataagtaaaaaacaaaaattagaaCTTTTACGATGATACATACTAAGACACGTGAATAATGAATTTCGGAAGTAGTCTACCTATATGCCTTTTTGATTTCGTCATCAGACGCGTTCTTTTCAATACCAAGTATTTTATAATAGTCTTTACGCTTTGACTTCTTAAGGGTAAGCTTAGCATCTTGTAATAAGCGCCTGTTAGCCGGACTTTTGTCTATTTTTACTAAAGCCTCATAGTCTCTGACGGATTCTTCATGTTTTCCCAAGTCTGAATAACACTTTGCTCTCCTCATTAAGGCTTTGACATAATTAGAGTCGATTTCGAGAGCTTTTGTACAGTTTTCAACAGCTTCTTCTAATTTTTCCAATTTAGAACATACAGTTGCCTTATTAAAATACAGCTTTGTATTAACGAGTTTGTTAAGTGGATCTACTTGCAATGCTTCATTATAAAGATTGTAAGCTTCTTCTAATTTGTTCAGTTTAAAAGCCTCATTtcctataaaatttttaatacaatagttAGATATCATCACAATAGATCAAAAATACAACATTAGTATTATTGattaattctaatttaattgttcgtcggttaataaaataaaactaatctaTGTACCCTCTTCTTTTTTCAGCTTAAGTGATTttgcttttttataaaattccatGGCCTTTTGATGATCAGGAGCCAATTTCAAAACGTGTTGAAAGTGTTTGAGAGCTTGTTCTTTGTCCTAAAATGCGGCaaaagaatatgaaaaatatgcatGAGAATTGAGAAAGGATGTTAAGGTCAAGCATAAATGTgtgaagaatatgaaaattGTGGTAATAGTATTTTTGATttgatggttttttttaatcacacgtaaaataaagcaaaataatacatatgaaacTTACTTGATAGTATAAACACATCCCACGGACGAATATTGCCTCAGCGTTTGTACTATCTCTGCTGCAAATATCAAAAGCAATCTCTTGTGCTTCGTTACATCGTCCTAAGAGAGTCAAGCATTCAGATTTCAACAATTTCAACCTACAACATACAACAATGGGAAAAGATGTCACAAAATAGTCCATTTAcgataaaataagataaattgtggTAAAAAATTAACCTATCGCTAGCAGGGCAAAATTCTAAACATCTGTCCATCAAATAAACAACTTTGCGGTAATCCTGTTTATCGTACGAGTTCTGAGCGTCGTTTTGCAAATCTTGCACTTTTTGAAGGGCGTTTATCTCCACCGCCATGTTATCTTTTATGCTCAAAGCTTCAATCTGCGTTAGAGCTTGTTTAAGGCCTATTAAATCACCTAGAATTCATTCATTGatatggaattaaaaaaaaatcaatattgtatgtatgagaAAGTATTAAGTAGTACAGTTGTATAAAAACACTCGAGTTGATTTTATACATACCAAGTGCAAGAAAACATTTTGCCGCACGAACATAGCCTTTGGTAAAAGAAGAATCTAAGGCAATAGATCTTTTAGAATCCTCCAGCGCTTGTCTGTACTGTCCAAGCATGACATAACAAGCAGAACGATTTCCATAGTAGGCTGCTTTTTCAGGACATAAATTTATGGCGGCTGTATATTGTTGGAGTGCAGATTTATAGtctttgattttgtaaaattcaTTGCCGATTTCTTTCTTTTCCTCGGCCTCCctgcaaaaaataacaaaacacaaatcaaacaaaataatcaatattttctCCAAAGGAAcataatttttagttatttaacgatagatattttttatgaacGCATTCATATGACTAAGGAAGAGGACATTTTTTGGATAACGTAAATAAATGCATGAAAACTGTTTCATTTTTGTGTCATTGATCTTTCCAACCCACAACTGGTGGGCGTTATGAGTCAGTATATACTCTTTGGATCGAAATGTTAACGTTTTGTAAAAGTTTCAATGGACATCCCACACAATACCATAAAATTCCAGGGATAAGGTCGAAACATGCATAAATTAGCACCGGGACGCCCAAGAAAAGTTACGGTTgacttttaaatacaataaaggcTACAATTTACAATCACCCCGCACTAAACCATCTATAGAAATTAATCATGGCGTTACGGAACCAGGAATTTTTTGAAATCGTTTTCGTCCTGTCTTGTGGATTCGACTGCTACTCCAAATAATGCCGATTGCTTTGGATGCCAAGTCGCATTTCTTCGCTACATGCTGGATAAGTTGGAATATTACTGACTATTCCTTTTTGGATCAGTCACGATATTATTTCTTCGCGATTATCTAATAATCTTAATCGTTTGCCcgcttctatggaagctttgggcgacaagtctgtatcgcggctgtcttccatagaatttctgaactttgcacgggatcttgaggcttatatgcgcctatttcaactgttttaaagttaaaaattggttgaatatattactgagttgaAAGTCAtcaattcaatttgcttaaaatgaatatacaccagtcaaaaattagttttttgtggaaccatactgaaacctcgttttaagtgacgtcacgtcttcatacaattatgaagaatgattatttgacaattaatccataactaccgagatatattatgtattttttattgtttaaaataatactttgtgttaattaacatatctggtaacttgagtaaatattaaaatctgtatttaaggtcgaaaactcgattgcaaaaaaaggtgccgcgtacagggcttatTAAAGTTTAGAACGTAATGAAGATGAGATGCTTgcgaaaaaaaataacggtttTTTTTATACGTAAATACGCATTTTGTGCCCCACAATACATAAAACAGTTTGTCAGTGAAATAAAGTCCCACAACGTATCTAGTAGTAATAatgtagttaaaaaaaatagagttGCTTTCCAGCCCTGTATTTAATTAccgaataaaatttgaatacattacTAATGCCATTGTTTGAATTTAAATCGCAATCAATATTCACTTGagaatttattatgtaaatcaataatgtatatattatcatGCGTACATAGATAGACGCAATAAAAATACCACGTGTGGAATAATATAATAGGTATATACAAAGGAAAAATTTATCTTGATGTAGGTCACAAAGCAATACATTACACGAATtgatatataataatcaaaCTACATTACAGTTAATGATATGAAAAAAACACGTGCGTCACGTATCCTACATAGGGACAaacaaaatgtgtggaatgtTTTTTTGGTTGTCGGAAGAAGTCGGAAGTTGGCAGATCACACTCGAGGTATGTGACAATGTGAAGGTGAAGCAGCGGATGAGGATGAGGATGAGGACGATGACGCGCAGTGGCAGTGGCAGTGGCAGTGGCATTGGATGACGCAAGCTCGCGTAGGGCAGAGTCGCGTCACGACAGGGTGAGGGGCGAGGGGCGGGGGGGGCGCGGCGGTTTCCACTCACCGGAGATGACTCTTGGGGGCGGAGTCGTCGGGCAGCGCCTCCAAATCAATCACCTCGGACTGCGCCATGACTGGAAGCGCTGCCACTCCGGACTGACACTGAACCAAGCGCTGCGCAAACACGACCATACTCTGACTACAATAACAACTTTGGATGGTTTCGTACtgttacattcgtgggtgatgtgtattttgttgttattaatatttccgctgccaccaagcgttttttgcggaacgctactccgtaaataaaactcactttattttataagatgattatcttctttaatagtagtaagtatacacgagattagttagtattacacgttactagttagtagtttactagttaagtcgtctaatcgcgagtcacaatttagacggttcaattgtaagtcagtgattagtaagagacggttcggttgtaagtcagacggttcgatcgcaagtcATAAGtaagagtgtttgatcgcaagtgataagtaagagtgtttgatcgcaagtgaccttccatatgtttaacatcagtatatatttaatagacgtaacaatttggaccaatcatagttcgtgataaaataggggggaactcgagttaagtaaaacaatatcttaagactttaatactttgacccttgagtgtgtcgagaaatggttttcacacaattagttacgcagctttaaaagggtttttgagggaatacgattcgagtcgagtcgtgtgaaaaatgctggtaaactaattaaagacaatatttttagtgtttgcatatgtatctcttgagggtagatttcacgcaattcgttgtgcggattaagagtcgtgagaataatacagaaaagcgataaagttagttgaaaaacgatatttttagtgttaacatatgtgtcttgaatgtatcgagaaatggctgGCACGCAATTTGTTATGCAGGCTTAAGaagggctttgatatttttgggggaaacataattcgtctcgcagattgatttaaaggtcgtgggagtagaatacagctaacataaaacaaataaagacttatgtagatataacacTCCTTTTCtcataaataaatgaatcgATAACCATGAAGTGGTTGAGATTCTGATTGAAATTATGAATACGTAATTTCAATTAAGTGAAGGTTATTTCACATAAAGTAATGGTTATTATAATAATCGAGTACATTCATGTTTATAATTACAGGTTTCAAAAGTAAATCTAAATAGTAAATAGTTCAAATAGCAAACATATTCATATACAAAATATCCGttagaaatttatataaaaacacaaacattggtaaacaataaatttcaaagTCAAATTGAACATGATAAAATAACTCAGAATTGagtattgtaaaataattaaacatagtCTTACAAAATACAagttttcataaaaatacaaGAAATGTTGATAAACAATAGATTTCAAAATCAATACAACATACATAATGTTACAAAATAGCCATAAGGTCAtggtaaaaaatgaaattatttggtATTAGAATTAAAGtacatgtaaatatttgatattagctTATCACATAAAATAAGTGATcaggacattaaaaaaatacaaaaagttaaaatacataaaagacatagaaattaataattttataaaatattatttgtttgttGAATTATTACATGATAGGTTACTTTTTTATCTTCACTTGCACttctttcacttttttttcactatatttttattattataatcaaatttttaaaaataacagaCAGTAAAAAATGCACATAACTCAATTTGTCAGTTCAGATAAATGGCGTAAGTAGTAATTGCCACCTACGAgaacaatacaaaaatacaaagatacccaaaaattttattattatatacttatacttatacacaatttttctttaattgattGGCTTAATTAAATTAACGTGAACTCTCTTATGTTTGTTAAATTCAGTTCTCAAAGTTACGTTTTGATTATCGTGGATTCTAACGATTTTATACGGCCTTTTCCATTTCGCGAGTAgtttacgattaatattagTTGCGAATTGCGAAATCAAATGGTTGTTGATTACTTACAATCTTCTTTTCGAAATTTCAAAtggttttttttctatattatttgaaatgaggatttatattattttatgattcttatttgtgtatgtgtaatTCTAATTAGTTTATTTAATCCGTGTAACGAAGGTTTTAGATAGTCGTTCGAAATAGTACGACTAAGTTTAagagaataatttcaaatcaattttcatatatttagtatacatatacatatcaataGTATTATATAGACGAGAGAGATCATATAACCctatttatatgataaatttaattattttttttataaccaaATAATTGCTCTTATAAATAATGATAAGAGTATGCATCACTGTTTGTGATATCATTTAATTCATAGTTGAAAtgcattcaatgaaaattatttattttttattctggaTAACATGTTAGCATTCATGTTATTCAAATTTCCGTTATAAAATCGATTATTCCGATTTACTTGAGCGAAAGttatatgattattaatttttatatttcttcgaaGTAAGTtaacttttctttttatttttacagtaggTTTGCATAACGTTTTCTTTGTAAATCGaagtttatttatgaatttggttttattattatgttcacttattttcattttcttatttatcTTCATGTTCatagttttattcatttttataattaatttgttgAAGACCATATCTTCTGATAAGTTAATAAATCCTTTTTTAACATaacgttcaattatttttatttcctttttaatcttaacctttttattttcatttaaacgattGTACAGGATTTTATCATCTgggaattttatttcattaatggatgcttcattaataatatgattaattattttatttttatcttttattttcgcctttttggttttatttaaaCGTTTGCACAGGAAcacattattaattataattgagcaattttaattcatcaatagattcattattaattatttttatttccacgtttttatttatatgattgcACATATTCACATCTTTTGgcaatattatttcattaataaattctaCATTAACTATTTCATTAACCTGTTCTGCatgatatatttcatttttatttaggcGAAATGTATCATATATTAGCTTATCGATTACTAACAATTGTGATTCGTTAGAATCAGGAAAAGATTCATGTGAATTTTCAGTAATGTTTTTATCATCGTTACAAATAGGTAAATTGGGTAATAATTCATTTTCGGTATACTCTGAATATGAATCAATAGTAGGcgaatgtaaattttttaaacaagatatcgagttcgaatttaAATTAACTAATGACGATTCGATTGAAATATCGTCATCATTATAATCTTCTATTGGAAAAACTGTATCGAAGACGGTTAGAGTATTATTGGTTAAATCAAGTTTTGCTCGACTTGCTATTAAAAATTCGGTAGGTAATATTCCATCAAAaggtaaattgaatttttctattactgCTTTGTGAGCATTAAGTAAATATGTGACACGACTTGTACTTTTAAAAATGGGGTATTCTTTTTTCGGACTGCTATGATCATATGAAATAaacgtattttgaatttttaatattctttcCACGATATCATATTCATTACCTTGAAAAAAGAAATCATTACCAAGAACGCCGTTAAAATCTTtgttaaagttattattaattaattggaaagagaatggaaaaatattattattttctaaaattaagtGAACGATATCACgggaatatttattttgtgatatatttaaattttcaattgatataAATGATTTAGAAAgaaaagggttaaataaaagtttaagtTTTTCATTGTTTGCTTCTAATGCATCTATTTCTATATAATAGTTATAATTAGATTCCTTTATTACTTCGTCAATAAtttgtttagatttttttaattttgatttaagttTTCTATAATATCGTCGCGAATATCGTCGCGAATATAGTCGTGAATAATAATTGTTGTATgccatttt
The nucleotide sequence above comes from Arctopsyche grandis isolate Sample6627 chromosome 4, ASM5162203v2, whole genome shotgun sequence. Encoded proteins:
- the Tpr2 gene encoding tetratricopeptide repeat protein 2, translating into MVVFAQRLVQCQSGVAALPVMAQSEVIDLEALPDDSAPKSHLREAEEKKEIGNEFYKIKDYKSALQQYTAAINLCPEKAAYYGNRSACYVMLGQYRQALEDSKRSIALDSSFTKGYVRAAKCFLALGDLIGLKQALTQIEALSIKDNMAVEINALQKVQDLQNDAQNSYDKQDYRKVVYLMDRCLEFCPASDRLKLLKSECLTLLGRCNEAQEIAFDICSRDSTNAEAIFVRGMCLYYQDKEQALKHFQHVLKLAPDHQKAMEFYKKAKSLKLKKEEGNEAFKLNKLEEAYNLYNEALQVDPLNKLVNTKLYFNKATVCSKLEKLEEAVENCTKALEIDSNYVKALMRRAKCYSDLGKHEESVRDYEALVKIDKSPANRRLLQDAKLTLKKSKRKDYYKILGIEKNASDDEIKKAYRKRALVLHPDRHVNATEEERREQERCFKELGEAYGVLSDPKKKSRYDYGQDIDEGELDANSVFQQFFSRGGGPGGGNTFFSFDCSGMSDGGGVGFQFG